In Natrinema amylolyticum, the following are encoded in one genomic region:
- a CDS encoding restriction endonuclease, whose product MECPSCGDEIEEGSEFCRFCGEELPAVPDDFDLKTELQSMDDYEFEHFVAGLWEKMGWDCEVSTASNDKGIDVRARKTDPYEQKALIQAKRYGEGNKVGSPDIQQYSSLKHQEPNVDKVIMVTTSSYSRNAEELASDLNVKLIGGDDLVDLVDQEGAEELISEYIDIETEIPEPDIEEENDSAVLEDSQRTRPTAPSGLETETTATHTDNSDVQLPETIWLKGIIGCTIGLWIAGMGMGTLPTIVVDPLLFISWIGLPICLYKDSQATLKATEWPQRRKYYIGIAVLPGFGLFIGPVYLLVRYAVHKGYSSSQQTISRNTTAKKDSTSDRKSTSTDLSGVAARLGVNHYTDATDHVKKFKREGKHDAAEELLLWCIDQAEAEARAKNYSTPPKWYYEHLGIIYRKDGRYEDERALLERYMSVCSSLGGEPRKELVDRLERSQEMAAK is encoded by the coding sequence ATGGAATGCCCCTCATGTGGGGACGAAATAGAAGAGGGCAGCGAGTTCTGTCGCTTCTGTGGCGAGGAACTACCTGCGGTCCCCGATGATTTCGACTTGAAGACCGAACTTCAGTCGATGGATGATTACGAGTTCGAACACTTCGTCGCCGGTCTCTGGGAAAAGATGGGCTGGGATTGCGAGGTTTCGACAGCGTCGAACGACAAGGGAATCGACGTCCGAGCTCGAAAAACGGACCCATATGAACAAAAAGCACTGATTCAGGCGAAGCGCTATGGTGAGGGCAACAAGGTCGGTAGTCCCGATATCCAGCAGTACTCGAGCCTCAAGCATCAGGAACCCAACGTCGACAAAGTGATCATGGTGACGACGTCGTCGTACTCGAGAAACGCCGAGGAGTTAGCTAGCGACCTCAACGTAAAGCTGATTGGTGGTGACGATCTCGTTGACCTGGTTGATCAAGAAGGGGCCGAGGAACTGATCTCTGAGTATATCGATATTGAAACCGAGATTCCCGAACCGGATATCGAAGAGGAGAACGATAGTGCTGTACTGGAAGATAGTCAAAGAACAAGACCGACAGCGCCATCTGGGTTAGAAACAGAGACAACCGCGACTCATACGGACAATAGTGATGTGCAGCTACCGGAAACCATCTGGTTAAAGGGTATTATCGGCTGTACAATCGGATTATGGATCGCAGGTATGGGGATGGGAACACTTCCGACAATAGTTGTCGATCCATTGTTATTCATCAGTTGGATTGGACTTCCAATCTGTCTCTATAAGGATTCACAAGCGACCCTCAAAGCTACGGAATGGCCACAGCGGCGGAAGTACTATATCGGAATTGCTGTTCTACCAGGCTTTGGCCTCTTTATTGGCCCGGTATATCTGCTTGTTCGGTACGCAGTACACAAGGGATACAGTAGCAGTCAACAGACTATATCCCGCAATACAACTGCTAAAAAAGATAGTACTTCCGACAGAAAGAGTACGTCGACGGATCTCAGTGGTGTCGCTGCTAGATTAGGAGTTAACCATTATACAGATGCGACCGACCATGTAAAGAAGTTTAAACGTGAGGGCAAACATGACGCTGCTGAGGAGCTACTACTTTGGTGTATAGACCAGGCAGAAGCTGAAGCAAGAGCAAAGAATTACTCGACACCACCGAAGTGGTACTACGAACACCTTGGAATTATTTACCGAAAAGATGGTCGCTATGAGGATGAGCGTGCCCTTCTTGAGCGGTATATGTCTGTCTGCAGTAGTCTTGGTGGTGAGCCCCGGAAGGAACTCGTCGACCGACTTGAGCGCTCACAGGAGATGGCGGCGAAGTAG
- a CDS encoding CARDB domain-containing protein — MLENPEDLVDPGNQHTETFLDTSDGEPRNTFIFEVATEHYEFVEAAEDGLIFDADLRFDRTAFGDWVLEQHPNWDKLPDHAAENIFDSNRWDLADDASDTAVEFLVSDMDEPPVEAVKGQLLEIGSTTLNLRDQQSVTTSVRVKTTDPEGPWESPGVRLRFGHGSTDWSLSQTLSEANSTSYATSWSPNGSYLAYGEYDGNVYVHSTSDWSLATTLSAAGSSIEDIGWAPDSSYIAYASRDDNVYIHSVSDWGLSQTLSQAGSNVYGVDWSPDGNYIAYGSADNNVYIHATSDWSPIGNSPLSQAGNSVYTVAWSADSSYISYGTSGNSVHVHTTNDWLPIADSPLSAATGIVRSIDWEPNANYVAYGSDDENVYIHATSDWSPIANSPLSQATGRVTSVAWSPDASYLAYGSYDSNTYVHLTSDWTLDVTLTEASGSYAYVNSVTWAPGTDNIAYTGASDLNTYVHNAPSADFVVTISSTNSPIDETETLTVDTQIDNQGGKAGEQEITLEIGGTLEDSQTVSLDASTSTTIILEWPTEVGDHGSKTATTSSNDDSDSTSILVRFDRTVTATGSGSATVSREWTGARSTTASGTGSATISRTATADRSLLASGTGGATVSRTATSDRTVVATGTGSAIVRFDFAGWAIGRRMIQATEPELTPKTLSLSFEATRDDIGHWRQYDRAGDLGIQIGYGGQFRAIDSAGRDSPTIVEAPDSEQPPFQAGSEWYVNSYEEEQVAADRFELTLTFHRLSDRDPMFDPVDEAGESWSIDTDRGTVALEDRQVGQISRSGTTSGGTTTLPLRLTDEQAALLADTGTVPDAIVERMVPDGPDRLEDSSDGKQTVTITAPTGASIEPGQYFVQGWSLSHGGYQDYRWRVGLELAEK, encoded by the coding sequence ATGCTCGAGAATCCGGAGGATCTCGTTGATCCCGGCAACCAGCACACGGAGACGTTTCTGGACACCAGTGATGGAGAGCCACGCAACACGTTCATCTTCGAGGTCGCCACTGAACACTACGAGTTCGTCGAAGCTGCCGAGGACGGCCTCATCTTCGATGCTGACCTGCGATTCGATCGGACCGCGTTCGGCGACTGGGTCCTCGAGCAGCATCCCAACTGGGACAAGTTACCGGACCATGCTGCCGAGAATATCTTCGATAGCAACCGCTGGGATCTCGCAGACGACGCCAGCGACACGGCAGTCGAGTTTCTGGTCTCGGACATGGATGAACCGCCTGTCGAGGCGGTCAAAGGCCAGCTACTCGAGATTGGCTCAACGACGCTGAACCTCCGGGATCAGCAGTCAGTGACGACATCCGTTCGAGTCAAGACGACCGATCCAGAGGGGCCGTGGGAGAGTCCGGGCGTTCGATTGCGATTCGGCCATGGGTCGACCGACTGGTCCCTCTCGCAGACGCTTTCCGAGGCGAACAGCACGAGCTACGCGACCTCTTGGTCCCCGAACGGGTCCTACCTCGCATATGGGGAGTACGACGGAAACGTCTACGTCCACTCGACGAGTGACTGGTCGCTGGCGACGACCCTGTCGGCGGCAGGCAGCTCTATCGAAGATATCGGCTGGGCTCCCGACAGTTCATATATTGCATACGCATCACGTGACGATAACGTCTACATCCATTCTGTCTCTGATTGGGGGCTTTCACAGACGCTGTCGCAAGCTGGAAGTAACGTCTATGGAGTGGACTGGTCACCAGACGGAAATTACATTGCATACGGGTCAGCTGACAATAACGTCTACATCCATGCTACGAGCGACTGGTCGCCGATAGGCAACAGCCCACTCTCCCAAGCTGGAAATAGTGTCTACACGGTCGCCTGGTCGGCGGATAGTAGTTATATCTCATATGGTACTAGCGGGAACAGCGTTCACGTCCACACGACGAACGACTGGTTGCCAATAGCTGATAGCCCCCTCTCTGCGGCGACTGGGATCGTCCGTAGTATTGATTGGGAACCAAACGCGAATTATGTCGCGTACGGGTCAGATGATGAAAACGTCTACATCCACGCGACAAGCGACTGGTCGCCGATAGCCAACAGTCCTCTCTCCCAGGCGACGGGTAGAGTCACTTCGGTGGCTTGGTCCCCAGATGCGAGCTATCTCGCGTACGGCTCCTACGATAGCAACACCTACGTCCATCTGACGAGCGATTGGACGCTGGATGTGACACTCACTGAAGCAAGCGGAAGCTACGCCTACGTCAACTCAGTCACCTGGGCCCCAGGAACCGATAACATCGCCTATACCGGTGCATCGGACCTCAACACCTACGTCCACAACGCACCATCGGCGGACTTCGTCGTCACGATCTCGTCGACGAACAGTCCTATCGACGAGACCGAGACGCTGACGGTCGACACGCAGATCGATAACCAAGGCGGGAAGGCCGGCGAGCAAGAGATCACGCTCGAGATCGGGGGGACACTCGAGGACTCGCAAACGGTCAGCCTGGATGCGAGCACGTCGACGACGATCATCCTCGAGTGGCCGACCGAAGTCGGTGACCACGGATCGAAGACTGCGACCACCTCGAGCAACGACGATAGCGATTCGACCAGCATCTTAGTTCGGTTCGACCGGACGGTCACCGCCACCGGATCAGGCTCGGCGACCGTCTCACGCGAGTGGACGGGCGCGCGATCGACAACGGCCAGTGGGACCGGAAGTGCGACGATCTCGCGGACAGCTACGGCGGATCGGTCTCTGTTGGCGTCCGGCACCGGCGGCGCGACGGTCTCGCGAACTGCGACGTCCGATCGCACGGTCGTGGCGACCGGCACTGGCAGCGCGATCGTCCGATTCGACTTCGCCGGCTGGGCGATCGGTCGCCGGATGATCCAAGCGACCGAGCCCGAGCTTACGCCAAAAACACTCTCGCTGTCGTTTGAGGCGACACGTGACGACATTGGCCACTGGCGGCAGTACGACCGTGCCGGCGACCTCGGCATCCAGATCGGCTACGGCGGCCAGTTCCGCGCGATCGACTCCGCCGGCCGTGACTCTCCGACGATCGTCGAGGCACCTGACTCGGAGCAGCCCCCATTCCAAGCTGGATCGGAGTGGTACGTCAATAGCTACGAGGAAGAGCAGGTTGCTGCCGATCGTTTTGAGCTCACGCTGACGTTCCATCGGCTCTCTGATCGCGACCCGATGTTCGATCCCGTCGACGAGGCTGGTGAGTCCTGGTCGATCGACACCGATCGCGGCACGGTCGCCCTCGAGGACAGGCAGGTCGGGCAGATCTCACGCTCCGGGACGACATCAGGCGGGACCACCACGCTCCCGCTACGGCTGACCGACGAGCAGGCAGCGTTGCTCGCAGATACGGGGACTGTACCTGACGCGATCGTCGAGCGGATGGTCCCCGACGGCCCGGATCGTCTCGAGGACTCCAGCGACGGCAAGCAGACTGTAACGATCACAGCGCCGACGGGGGCGAGTATCGAGCCGGGACAGTACTTCGTGCAGGGCTGGTCGCTCTCACACGGCGGTTATCAGGACTACCGCTGGCGAGTTGGTCTGGAACTCGCGGAGAAGTGA
- a CDS encoding DUF4054 domain-containing protein, with product MPDPSDVKRVLESTDLSDSDIQAFIEEATAEYEAVIGNESIDDSLKDLVVTRLAAHGVATGPERQVDSAGESDGNVSFAGKTGKGLDATTHGQRAQDLDPTGQLGGGEDGESGDHFVFSS from the coding sequence ATGCCAGACCCATCTGACGTCAAGCGCGTTCTCGAGTCCACGGACCTCTCTGACAGCGACATCCAGGCGTTCATCGAGGAGGCCACGGCCGAGTACGAGGCAGTGATCGGCAACGAGTCCATCGACGACTCGCTCAAGGACCTGGTCGTGACTCGACTGGCCGCACACGGTGTCGCAACCGGCCCAGAACGGCAGGTCGATAGCGCCGGTGAGAGCGACGGCAACGTGAGTTTCGCCGGCAAGACTGGCAAGGGGCTGGACGCAACGACCCACGGCCAGCGCGCGCAGGATCTCGATCCGACTGGCCAGCTTGGCGGCGGTGAAGACGGCGAGTCAGGAGACCACTTCGTGTTCTCGTCATGA
- a CDS encoding phage tail protein — protein sequence MLTLRIEHTDGTVSELDAIRASRTEDLDEQARAEATVYRSDWNDVEADLDERNDRLFLDVDGVDVFGGRFEDSRSEAGTVSVQLSSPETDANDAEPTPANLTYQNVADSTIVSDAITAVDTLSAGTVETVASAISYSASHASRSKQIRDQRKATGAEIRYNPDWTVDYLDRRGSDRGGVVLGPAESNIGDGFTKTLDIREEVTHVLALGAQDGPDQRMAEAVVSDYSAGKRPVWRRVEDKEIIDQDRLQQLAQTQVDEYDGEPRAIEVQATVFGVDLELGDSVSVDYPEENVSRSLRVVSLTTRWDEQGRVQEVTLSNRSRTRSSNQGDAKRNTDLQKFNRGYQGFVDRSQATSGWNPAESGTPQTLEIPAWPDDIVDEQRVELTVQGRAWRSPVESVGHEHAFSWRHAHGVDTTSSNNSDYQTVVATGRAGYSSPQTLDDNWSTIGSVPTSGSFGVDTSEVAVVCALTPTNSPSGMGIRSLSIRLKNDSSDDYYPDSDGIRAREITEAPVPFPALEAPENANGDSYSLEAQTNFTSEYGSLDVAVAAGYWADGQHVHGVDSTTTNGGVNEDTTSSEAAFKPGVTTTFENTEYYPSDVTITVNGTSVATIAGDDTSSWDETVDLTGELQAGSNTITAEPADRGELNLILSSELFRRGRTN from the coding sequence ATGCTCACACTACGAATCGAACACACCGACGGCACAGTCTCGGAACTCGACGCCATCCGGGCGTCGCGGACCGAAGATCTAGACGAACAGGCACGAGCCGAAGCGACGGTATATCGCTCGGACTGGAACGACGTCGAGGCCGACCTCGACGAGCGAAACGACCGACTGTTCCTCGACGTCGACGGCGTCGATGTCTTCGGCGGTCGCTTCGAGGACTCGCGGAGCGAGGCCGGGACGGTCTCGGTCCAACTCTCGAGTCCGGAGACCGACGCCAACGATGCTGAGCCGACGCCGGCGAACCTGACGTATCAGAACGTCGCCGACAGTACGATCGTCTCCGACGCGATCACGGCGGTCGACACGCTGTCGGCCGGAACAGTCGAGACGGTCGCCTCGGCGATCTCCTACTCGGCGAGCCACGCCTCGAGGAGCAAGCAGATCCGTGACCAGCGGAAGGCCACCGGCGCGGAGATCCGGTACAACCCCGACTGGACGGTCGACTACCTCGACCGGCGCGGGAGTGATCGCGGCGGCGTCGTCCTCGGACCCGCCGAAAGCAACATCGGCGACGGGTTCACCAAGACTCTCGACATCCGCGAGGAGGTCACGCACGTCCTCGCACTCGGTGCGCAGGACGGTCCGGACCAGCGGATGGCAGAGGCGGTCGTCTCCGACTACTCTGCCGGCAAGCGCCCTGTCTGGCGGCGCGTCGAGGACAAGGAGATCATCGACCAGGACCGACTCCAGCAACTGGCCCAGACCCAGGTCGATGAGTACGATGGTGAGCCGCGGGCGATCGAGGTCCAGGCGACTGTCTTCGGCGTTGACCTCGAGCTCGGCGACTCGGTCTCGGTCGACTACCCCGAGGAGAACGTCTCCCGCTCGCTCCGCGTTGTCTCGCTGACGACGCGCTGGGACGAGCAGGGTCGCGTCCAGGAGGTCACACTGTCGAACCGCTCCCGGACGCGATCGTCGAACCAAGGCGACGCGAAGCGCAACACGGACCTCCAGAAGTTCAACCGCGGGTATCAGGGCTTTGTCGACCGATCCCAAGCCACGAGTGGGTGGAATCCAGCAGAAAGTGGCACGCCCCAGACGCTCGAGATCCCAGCGTGGCCAGACGATATCGTCGACGAGCAACGCGTCGAGCTGACGGTTCAGGGCCGCGCATGGCGGTCGCCGGTCGAAAGCGTCGGTCACGAGCACGCGTTCAGCTGGCGCCATGCACACGGTGTCGACACGACCAGTTCGAACAACAGCGACTACCAGACGGTTGTCGCGACTGGCCGGGCTGGCTACAGTTCGCCACAGACACTCGACGACAACTGGTCGACTATCGGGAGCGTCCCAACCAGCGGTTCGTTCGGGGTTGATACGTCCGAGGTGGCGGTTGTCTGCGCGCTGACACCGACGAATAGTCCCAGCGGAATGGGGATTCGAAGCCTCTCCATCCGTCTAAAGAACGATTCGTCGGACGACTACTATCCAGACTCCGACGGCATCCGTGCACGTGAGATCACCGAGGCGCCCGTCCCGTTCCCGGCGCTCGAGGCCCCTGAGAACGCGAACGGCGATAGCTACTCGTTAGAGGCGCAGACGAACTTCACATCCGAATACGGATCGCTCGACGTTGCAGTCGCGGCAGGCTACTGGGCCGATGGCCAGCACGTCCACGGTGTCGACAGTACAACGACTAACGGCGGTGTCAACGAAGATACGACGTCGAGCGAGGCGGCGTTCAAGCCTGGCGTGACGACGACTTTTGAGAATACAGAATATTATCCGTCGGACGTCACGATCACGGTCAACGGGACCTCGGTGGCGACGATCGCCGGCGACGATACCTCAAGCTGGGACGAGACGGTCGACCTCACTGGGGAACTCCAAGCGGGATCGAATACAATCACGGCCGAACCCGCTGACCGAGGCGAACTGAACCTCATCCTCTCGTCGGAGCTGTTCCGCAGAGGACGTACGAACTAA